The genomic interval AGGCTTAAATGAAAGAACCATAAACAGGCTTCTTCAAAAGCTTAAAAATGAGAATCTAATCTCTATAAACTCAGGAAAAATCTACATAAACAATATTCAGTTGCAGAAACTGAAAGAATTAAAAGAAAATCTACAGATGGACAGGAGAAAAATATGAAATTAATTGACAGAGTAAATGAATCTATCGCTTATATCAGAACTAAAACGAATGCTAGCCCTAAAGTAGCCCTTATTCTCGGCTCAGGACTCGGTGACTATGCTGATGAGCTTGAAGATAAGGTTGCGATTCCTTACGGCGACATACCTCACTTTCCTACACTTAGTGTGGAAGGACATAAAGGACAGCTTGTTTTCGGAAAAATACACGGAAAAGAAGTAGTCTGTATGCAGGGAAGACTTCACTTTTATGAAGGAAAAGGTATGCATGCCACTACATATGCCATTCGTGTTTTTACTAAATTAGGAATAGAAATTTTATTTACTACAAATGCAACAGGCGGTTTAAATAAGGATTTCAGACCCGGTGATCTTATGATAATAACTGATCATATTAATTTTATGGGAGATAACCCTCTTATAGGTGAAAATGAAGGTGAATTCGGAGACAGATTCCCGGATATGACTAATCTTTACGACCGTGATTTAGTAAAAATTGCTGAAGATACTGCTTCACAGCTTAATATTAACATAAAAAAAGGTATTTTTATCGGATACAGCGGGCCAAACTTTGAGACTCCCGCAGAAATAAGATTATTCAGAACTTTTGGTGCTGATAATGTGGGAATGTCTACTATTCCTGAAACTATAGTTGCCAAACACGGGAAAATGAGAGTTCTCAGCATTTCAGCCATTACAAATATGGCGGCAGGAATTCTGGAACAGCCTCTGAACCATGAAGAAGTTCTGGAGATGGGTGAAAAAATGAAACCTGTTTTCAAAAGTCTTGTAGACGGAATTATTGCAAATATATAATTTCCCTGCAAACAGGATTTTATCAAAATAACCAGAAAACTAAAAGATTTTTTGAATAAACAAATTGCTTCTCGGCAGTGCCTAAGTAAGTACCATTTTTATATGATAGTTTAACCAGATACCGCTATATCTCGAATTATCAATATACCAAATGGAAACTTTAGGAGGAAAATATGAAAAAGATTTTATTAATTTTAACATTATCATTTTTATTTCTGATATCTTGCGGAAAGACAGATACAGCCAAGGAAGATGCAAAAGATGGAGCAGCCGCTGAAAAAAGCGATATTAAAGTAGCAATAGTATATTCTGTGGGGGGACTGGGAGACCATTCATTTAATGATGCGGCACAGAGGGGGCTTGAAAAAGCAAAAAAAGAACTTGGAATAGAATATGTAGGTTATGAACCTAAAGACCCTACTTCTGAAGCTGAAGGACAGCTTAGAACTTATGCCGAAAGCGGAGAATATGACCTTATTATAGCCACAGGGTTTATGATGAAAGATGCCCTTGCCACTGTAGCCAAAGAATTTCCGGAACAGAAATTTGCCATTACAGATGAAAGAGTACCTGAGTTATCTAATGTAGCTTCCCTTACATTCAAAGAACACGAAGGATCATTCCTTGCAGGAGCTCTTGCAGCTATGATGACTAAAACAGATACAGTAGGATTTATCGGCGGTGCCGAAGCTCCGTTAATACAGAAATTCGAGGCGGGATACCAGCAAGGTGCCAAGTATGTAAAGCCTGATATAAAAGTCTTAGCTGTTTATATCGGCGGGACAAATGCATTTCATGATCCTGCATCGGCAAAAGCAAGAACTGAAGCTGTAATCGGACAGGGTGCTGACGTAGTTTACCACGCATCTGGTTCAAGCGGACAGGGTATGTTTCAGGCAGCTAAAGACAAAGGAGTTTATGCAATAGGTGTAGATTCGAATCAGGATGACCTGTTTCCGGGTACTATACTTACTTCTATGTTAAAACTGGTTGATGTTGCTGTATATGATCTTGTTAAAAATGTTAA from Sebaldella sp. S0638 carries:
- a CDS encoding purine-nucleoside phosphorylase, translated to MKLIDRVNESIAYIRTKTNASPKVALILGSGLGDYADELEDKVAIPYGDIPHFPTLSVEGHKGQLVFGKIHGKEVVCMQGRLHFYEGKGMHATTYAIRVFTKLGIEILFTTNATGGLNKDFRPGDLMIITDHINFMGDNPLIGENEGEFGDRFPDMTNLYDRDLVKIAEDTASQLNINIKKGIFIGYSGPNFETPAEIRLFRTFGADNVGMSTIPETIVAKHGKMRVLSISAITNMAAGILEQPLNHEEVLEMGEKMKPVFKSLVDGIIANI
- a CDS encoding BMP family protein, with protein sequence MKKILLILTLSFLFLISCGKTDTAKEDAKDGAAAEKSDIKVAIVYSVGGLGDHSFNDAAQRGLEKAKKELGIEYVGYEPKDPTSEAEGQLRTYAESGEYDLIIATGFMMKDALATVAKEFPEQKFAITDERVPELSNVASLTFKEHEGSFLAGALAAMMTKTDTVGFIGGAEAPLIQKFEAGYQQGAKYVKPDIKVLAVYIGGTNAFHDPASAKARTEAVIGQGADVVYHASGSSGQGMFQAAKDKGVYAIGVDSNQDDLFPGTILTSMLKLVDVAVYDLVKNVKEDKFEGKVYEFGVKEGGVGLTDFEFTKDKIGEENIKKLDEIKEKIANGEIVVSPTVSK